A stretch of Acidovorax sp. RAC01 DNA encodes these proteins:
- a CDS encoding gamma-butyrobetaine hydroxylase-like domain-containing protein, with protein MAGLKTGAPTPESITVHGQSRVLEVAFSDGAAFRIPFELMRVYSPSAEVQGHGPGQEVLQTGKREVTLVNLEPVGNYAVKPTFSDGHDSGIFSWDYLYELGQQQDALWTQYTERLAAAGADRDAPMAGEGGGGGGHACGSH; from the coding sequence ATGGCAGGTTTGAAAACGGGTGCGCCCACCCCCGAGTCGATCACGGTGCATGGCCAGTCGCGTGTGCTGGAGGTCGCGTTTTCTGACGGCGCGGCGTTTCGGATTCCGTTCGAGCTGATGCGCGTGTATTCGCCGTCGGCCGAGGTGCAGGGCCACGGCCCCGGTCAGGAAGTGCTGCAGACCGGCAAGCGCGAAGTCACGCTGGTGAACCTGGAGCCCGTGGGCAACTACGCGGTGAAGCCCACGTTTTCCGACGGGCACGACAGCGGTATCTTCAGCTGGGACTACCTGTACGAACTGGGCCAGCAGCAGGATGCACTGTGGACGCAGTACACCGAGCGCCTGGCGGCGGCAGGCGCAGACCGCGATGCGCCCATGGCGGGCGAGGGTGGCGGCGGTGGCGGGCATGCCTGCGGCAGCCATTGA
- a CDS encoding HIT family protein, with protein sequence MGHAVPGCVLCEGEGGTLIWRGAHLRVIRADEAGFPAFYRVIWNAHVAEFSDLSPAERAHCMEAVACVEQVLRTHLAPTKINLAALGIMVPHLHWHVIARFEGDSHFPAPVWAAARRGRDLAHEARQMARLPALEAALCEALAQQPG encoded by the coding sequence ATGGGGCATGCCGTACCCGGTTGCGTGCTGTGCGAGGGCGAGGGCGGCACGCTGATCTGGCGGGGCGCGCATCTGCGTGTCATCCGCGCCGATGAGGCGGGGTTTCCGGCGTTCTACCGCGTGATCTGGAACGCCCACGTGGCGGAGTTTTCCGACCTGTCTCCGGCCGAGCGGGCGCATTGCATGGAGGCCGTGGCGTGTGTCGAGCAAGTGCTGCGCACGCACCTGGCTCCGACGAAGATCAACCTGGCGGCGCTGGGCATCATGGTCCCGCACCTGCACTGGCATGTGATTGCACGGTTCGAGGGCGACAGCCACTTTCCGGCACCGGTCTGGGCCGCTGCCCGGCGCGGTCGCGATCTGGCGCACGAAGCCCGGCAGATGGCCCGCCTGCCGGCGCTGGAAGCGGCCCTGTGCGAGGCGCTGGCGCAGCAACCGGGCTGA